The DNA segment TACTCGACCAACGGGGAGTTGTCAACATTTCCTTCGCCTGGCCCATTCGAACATCCCCAGTGCCGCGGCCACACTGGCGTTGAGCGAGGCCGTTGTCCCCTGAAGCGGTATGCGGTAGAGCATGTCGGCATTCCTGGTGACGGCATGGCCGAGCCCTCTTTCTTCGTTGCCCACCACCAGGACACAGCGTGCGGGCATGCCGTCACACTCCCAGAGCGAGGCAGATCCCTCAGGGTCGAGACCGACCACCCACAGCCCCCGCTCCTTTGATTCCCGCAGCGCCCTGGAGAGATTGGGCACCGCGAAAAGCGGCAGACGCGCCGCCGCGCCGGCGCTGCTTTTCAGCACACCGCCGGCGATCCGCGCCGAACGTCGTTCCGGCAGGACCACGGCAGCCGCGCCGCAGGCTTCGGCGGACCGGATCACCGCCCCCACATTGTGGGGATCCTGCAGATGGGCCAGGGCCACCACGAGCAGCGGCCCCTCTCCCTCCCGGGCCTCCAGGAAGGCTCCGAATCCCTTCTGTTCCAGCCGGCGGACCTCCGCGGCGATGCCCTGGTGTTTCGGCTCGCCCACCACTCTGGCAAGCTCCCCCCTGGCCAGGGTCTCCAGAGGGACCGCCCCGCGCTCCGTCAACCTGCGCACCTCTCTGAGGCGGTCATTTTCCGTGCCCTCCTGAACCAGCACCCGTTCCACATGGCCCGGGCTGTGCTCCAGAAGGGAGAGCACCGCCCACTTCCCGGTGCAGAAGAAGGTGCTCTGTACGCTCTTAGCCATCCTGTTGTCCTCCCCCCGTACCGATCTGTTCCAGAAACCGGCTGAGATGGGCACTGGTATGGCCCGATCCGCCGGCAGCAACATCCTCAGGCGTACCCGCAGCCACCAGGGTGCCGCCCCGCTCGCCGCCCTCGGGACCGAGATCGACCAGATAATCCGCCGAGGCAAGCACATCGAGGTTGTGTTCGATCACCAACACGGAATTCCCCTGGTCCACCAGCTTGTGGAGCAGGCGAAGGAGCTTGCGCACATCCGTGTAGTGCAGTCCCGTGGTGGGCTCGTCCAGCAGATAGCAGGTCTGACCGCGGAAGCGTTTGGAGAGCTCCGTAGCCAGCTTGACCCGCTGGGCCTCGCCGCCGCTGAGCGTGGTGGCCGACTGTCCCAGCCGGATATAGCCCAGACCCGCTTCGGAGATGACCCGGAGCTTTCCGGCGATCCGCGGGATATCCGCAAACTGCTCCAGCGCCTCGTCGACGGTCATCTCCAGGATATCGGAGATGTTTTTGCCGTGGTGTTC comes from the Synergistales bacterium genome and includes:
- the rlmB gene encoding 23S rRNA (guanosine(2251)-2'-O)-methyltransferase RlmB — protein: MAKSVQSTFFCTGKWAVLSLLEHSPGHVERVLVQEGTENDRLREVRRLTERGAVPLETLARGELARVVGEPKHQGIAAEVRRLEQKGFGAFLEAREGEGPLLVVALAHLQDPHNVGAVIRSAEACGAAAVVLPERRSARIAGGVLKSSAGAAARLPLFAVPNLSRALRESKERGLWVVGLDPEGSASLWECDGMPARCVLVVGNEERGLGHAVTRNADMLYRIPLQGTTASLNASVAAALGMFEWARRRKC